In Balaenoptera musculus isolate JJ_BM4_2016_0621 chromosome 19, mBalMus1.pri.v3, whole genome shotgun sequence, one genomic interval encodes:
- the CFAP20 gene encoding cilia- and flagella-associated protein 20, which produces MFKNTFQSGFLSILYSIGSKPLQIWDKKVRNGHIKRITDNDIQSLVLEIEGTNVSTTYITCPADPKKTLGIKLPFLVMIIKNLKKYFTFEVQVLDDKNVRRRFRASNYQSTTRVKPFICTMPMRLDDGWNQIQFNLSDFTRRAYGTNYIETLRVQIHANCRIRRVYFSDRLYSEDELPAEFKLYLPVQNKAKQ; this is translated from the exons ATGTTCAAGAACACGTTCCAGAGCGGCTTCCTTTCTATCCTCTACAGCATTGGCAGCAAGCCCCTGCAAATCTGGGACAAAAag GTACGGAATGGCCACATCAAAAGAATCACTGATAATGACATCCAGTCCCTGGTGCTAGAGATTGAAGGAACAAATGTCAG CACCACATATATCACATGTCCTGCAGACCCAAAGAAAACATTGGGAATTAAACTTCCCTTCCTTGTCATGATTATCAAAAACCTGAAGAAATATTTTACCTTTGAAGTACAG GTACTAGATGACAAGAATGTGCGTCGGCGGTTTCGGGCAAGTAACTACCAGAGCACCACCAGGGTCAAACCCTTCATCTGTACCATGCCCATGCGGCTGGATGACGGCTGGAACCAGATTCAGTTCAACCTGTCAGACTTCACTCGGCGGGCATATGGCACAAATTACATTGAGACCCTCAGGGTGCAG ATCCATGCAAACTGTCGCATCCGACGGGTTTACTTCTCAGACAGACTCTACTCAGAAGACGAACTGCCAGCAGAGTTCAAACTGTATCTCCCAGTTCAGAATAAGGCAAAG cAATAA